The following proteins are co-located in the Dromiciops gliroides isolate mDroGli1 chromosome 2, mDroGli1.pri, whole genome shotgun sequence genome:
- the LOC122742883 gene encoding carbohydrate sulfotransferase 6-like isoform X1 → MTDTTPRATMAWLRISSTTMAVLFMVQMGLLLYLYGHHNHLLPSLKEKPAHVHVLILSSWRSGSSFVGQLFSQHPDVFYLMEPAWHVWVTLSQSKAEVLHMAVRDLVRSVFLCDMNVFSAYLPWYRNLSDLFQWAVSRALCSPPACSAFRREDITSEAACKSRCGRQPFGAVAQACQSYSHVVLKEVRFFNLQVLYPLLTDPSLNLHIIHLVRDPRAVLKSREQSAKALARDNGIVLGTNGTWVEADPGLRVVQEVCRSHVRITEVAMQKPPPFLQGRYRLVRFEDLVRNPMAEIQGMYDFAGLRITPQLEDWIYNITHGQGPGQLKEAFKITSRDALNVSQAWRHALPFPKIHRVQELCAGALRVLGYRPVDSEKEQKDLTLDLVLPQGKSKFSWTSLASSHTPEE, encoded by the exons ATGACAGATACAAC GCCCCGTGCCACCATGGCCTGGCTCCGTATTTCCAGCACCACCATGGCCGTCCTCTTCATGGTGCAGATGGGCCTCCTGCTCTACCTGTACGGTCACCACAACCACTTGCTGCCCTCGCTCAAGGAGAAGCCGGCCCACGTGCACGTGCTGATCTTGTCCTCCTGGCGCTCGGGCTCCTCCTTTGTGGGCCAGCTCTTCAGCCAGCACCCCGACGTCTTCTACCTGATGGAGCCAGCCTGGCATGTGTGGGTGACCCTCTCCCAGAGCAAGGCCGAGGTGCTGCACATGGCTGTGCGCGACCTGGTGCGCTCCGTCTTCCTCTGTGACATGAATGTCTTCAGCGCCTACCTGCCCTGGTACCGAAACCTGTCTGACCTCTTCCAGTGGGCCGTCAGTCGGGCCCTGTGCTCCCCGCCAGCCTGCAGCGCCTTCCGCAGGGAGGACATCACGAGCGAGGCCGCGTGCAAGAGCCGGTGCGGCCGGCAGCCCTTCGGGGCCGTGGCCCAGGCCTGCCAATCCTACAGTCACGTGGTGCTCAAGGAGGTGCGCTTCTTCAACCTGCAGGTGCTCTACCCGCTGCTGACTGACCCCTCCCTCAACCTGCACATCATTCACCTGGTCCGGGACCCCCGAGCTGTGCTCAAGTCCCGCGAGCAGTCGGCCAAGGCCCTGGCTCGGGATAATGGCATCGTGCTGGGCACCAACGGCACGTGGGTGGAGGCGGACCCCGGGCTCCGGGTGGTGCAGGAGGTGTGCCGCAGCCACGTGCGCATCACCGAGGTGGCCATGCAGAAGCCGCCGCCCTTCCTGCAGGGCCGCTATCGCCTGGTGCGCTTCGAGGACTTGGTTCGCAACCCCATGGCTGAGATCCAGGGCATGTATGACTTCGCCGGCCTTCGCATCACTCCCCAGTTGGAGGACTGGATCTATAACATTACGCACGGCCAGGGGCCTGGCCAGCTGAAAGAGGCCTTCAAGATCACCTCCCGGGATGCCCTCAACGTCTCCCAGGCCTGGCGCCATGCGCTCCCCTTCCCAAAGATCCATCGGGTACAAGAGTTGTGCGCTGGCGCCCTGCGGGTGCTGGGCTATCGGCCAGTTGACTCTGAGAAGGAACAGAAGGACCTCACTTTGGATTTAGTACTGCCCCAGGGAAAGAGCAAGTTCAGCTGGACCTCACTGGCATCCTCCCACACTCCAGAGGAGTAG
- the LOC122742885 gene encoding LOW QUALITY PROTEIN: ubiquitin-conjugating enzyme E2 L3-like (The sequence of the model RefSeq protein was modified relative to this genomic sequence to represent the inferred CDS: deleted 1 base in 1 codon; substituted 1 base at 1 genomic stop codon): protein MAASRRLMKELEEIRKCGMKKFRNIQVDEANLLTWQGLIIPDNPPYDKGAFRIEINFPAEYPFKLPKITFTTKIYHPNIDEKGQVCLSVISAENWKSATKTDQVIQFLIALVNDPQPXHPFRADPAEEYSKDRKNFCKNVEEFTKKYGEKRPVD, encoded by the exons ATGGCGGCCAGCAGGAGGCTGATGAAGGAGCTGGAAGAAATCCGCAAGTGTGGGATGAAAAAATTCCGTAACATCCAGGTTGATGAAGCTAATTTATTGACTTGGCAAGGGCTCATCATTCCTGACAACCCTCCATATGACAAGGGAGCCTTCAGAATTGAAATCAACTTCCCAGCAGAGTATCCATTCAAACTACCTAAGATCACATTTACAACAAAGATTTACCACCCTAACATTGATGAAAAAGGGCAGGTCTGTCTGTCAGTCATTAGTGCTGAAAACTGGAAGTCAGCAACCAAAACTGACCAAGTCATCCAGTTCCTCATAGCACTGGTGAACGAC CCCCAGCCTTAACACCCCTTTCGGGCTGACCCAGCTGAAGAGTACTCTAAGGACCGTAAAAATTTCTGTAAGAACGTTGAAGaatttacaaagaaatatggGGAAAAGCGGCCCGTGGACTAA
- the LOC122742883 gene encoding carbohydrate sulfotransferase 6-like isoform X2 — MAWLRISSTTMAVLFMVQMGLLLYLYGHHNHLLPSLKEKPAHVHVLILSSWRSGSSFVGQLFSQHPDVFYLMEPAWHVWVTLSQSKAEVLHMAVRDLVRSVFLCDMNVFSAYLPWYRNLSDLFQWAVSRALCSPPACSAFRREDITSEAACKSRCGRQPFGAVAQACQSYSHVVLKEVRFFNLQVLYPLLTDPSLNLHIIHLVRDPRAVLKSREQSAKALARDNGIVLGTNGTWVEADPGLRVVQEVCRSHVRITEVAMQKPPPFLQGRYRLVRFEDLVRNPMAEIQGMYDFAGLRITPQLEDWIYNITHGQGPGQLKEAFKITSRDALNVSQAWRHALPFPKIHRVQELCAGALRVLGYRPVDSEKEQKDLTLDLVLPQGKSKFSWTSLASSHTPEE; from the coding sequence ATGGCCTGGCTCCGTATTTCCAGCACCACCATGGCCGTCCTCTTCATGGTGCAGATGGGCCTCCTGCTCTACCTGTACGGTCACCACAACCACTTGCTGCCCTCGCTCAAGGAGAAGCCGGCCCACGTGCACGTGCTGATCTTGTCCTCCTGGCGCTCGGGCTCCTCCTTTGTGGGCCAGCTCTTCAGCCAGCACCCCGACGTCTTCTACCTGATGGAGCCAGCCTGGCATGTGTGGGTGACCCTCTCCCAGAGCAAGGCCGAGGTGCTGCACATGGCTGTGCGCGACCTGGTGCGCTCCGTCTTCCTCTGTGACATGAATGTCTTCAGCGCCTACCTGCCCTGGTACCGAAACCTGTCTGACCTCTTCCAGTGGGCCGTCAGTCGGGCCCTGTGCTCCCCGCCAGCCTGCAGCGCCTTCCGCAGGGAGGACATCACGAGCGAGGCCGCGTGCAAGAGCCGGTGCGGCCGGCAGCCCTTCGGGGCCGTGGCCCAGGCCTGCCAATCCTACAGTCACGTGGTGCTCAAGGAGGTGCGCTTCTTCAACCTGCAGGTGCTCTACCCGCTGCTGACTGACCCCTCCCTCAACCTGCACATCATTCACCTGGTCCGGGACCCCCGAGCTGTGCTCAAGTCCCGCGAGCAGTCGGCCAAGGCCCTGGCTCGGGATAATGGCATCGTGCTGGGCACCAACGGCACGTGGGTGGAGGCGGACCCCGGGCTCCGGGTGGTGCAGGAGGTGTGCCGCAGCCACGTGCGCATCACCGAGGTGGCCATGCAGAAGCCGCCGCCCTTCCTGCAGGGCCGCTATCGCCTGGTGCGCTTCGAGGACTTGGTTCGCAACCCCATGGCTGAGATCCAGGGCATGTATGACTTCGCCGGCCTTCGCATCACTCCCCAGTTGGAGGACTGGATCTATAACATTACGCACGGCCAGGGGCCTGGCCAGCTGAAAGAGGCCTTCAAGATCACCTCCCGGGATGCCCTCAACGTCTCCCAGGCCTGGCGCCATGCGCTCCCCTTCCCAAAGATCCATCGGGTACAAGAGTTGTGCGCTGGCGCCCTGCGGGTGCTGGGCTATCGGCCAGTTGACTCTGAGAAGGAACAGAAGGACCTCACTTTGGATTTAGTACTGCCCCAGGGAAAGAGCAAGTTCAGCTGGACCTCACTGGCATCCTCCCACACTCCAGAGGAGTAG